In Staphylococcus saccharolyticus, one genomic interval encodes:
- the sdaAA gene encoding L-serine ammonia-lyase, iron-sulfur-dependent, subunit alpha has protein sequence MFDSIRETIDYSVENNISFADMMINEEMGREGKSREEVRDLMKQNLNVMRDAVEKGTTGDGVESVTGYTGHDAAKLRDYNENNHALSGREMVEAVTGAVATNEVNAAMGIICATPTAGSSGTIPGVIFKLEKTHDLTEDQMIDFLFTSALFGRVVANNASVAGATGGCQAEVGSASAMAAAAAVSIFNGTPEQSGHAMALAISNLLGLVCDPVAGLVEIPCVMRNAIGSGNALISADLALAGVESQIPVDEVISAMDRVGRNLPASLRETGLGGLAGTPTGEEIKRKIFGEADNMVKNN, from the coding sequence ATGTTTGATTCAATTAGAGAGACAATAGATTATTCAGTTGAAAATAACATAAGTTTCGCTGATATGATGATCAATGAAGAAATGGGAAGAGAAGGCAAGTCACGTGAAGAAGTGCGTGACCTAATGAAACAGAATTTAAACGTGATGCGTGACGCTGTTGAAAAGGGAACTACTGGAGATGGCGTAGAAAGTGTTACAGGTTATACTGGCCATGATGCAGCTAAACTTCGTGATTATAATGAGAATAATCATGCATTATCAGGACGCGAGATGGTAGAAGCTGTTACAGGTGCTGTTGCTACGAATGAAGTCAATGCAGCGATGGGAATTATTTGTGCTACTCCGACAGCTGGCTCCTCGGGAACGATTCCCGGTGTTATCTTTAAATTAGAAAAAACACATGACCTTACTGAAGATCAAATGATAGATTTCTTATTTACTTCAGCATTATTTGGTCGAGTTGTTGCAAACAATGCGAGTGTTGCAGGTGCTACCGGAGGTTGTCAAGCCGAAGTCGGTTCAGCATCAGCGATGGCTGCGGCGGCTGCAGTATCTATATTTAATGGAACACCAGAGCAATCTGGTCATGCAATGGCTTTAGCAATTAGTAACTTATTAGGTTTAGTGTGTGATCCAGTTGCAGGTTTAGTTGAGATTCCATGTGTAATGAGAAATGCTATAGGGTCTGGAAATGCATTGATTTCGGCAGACCTTGCATTAGCTGGTGTTGAAAGTCAAATTCCAGTTGATGAAGTTATTAGCGCAATGGATAGAGTTGGTCGTAATTTACCAGCCTCACTTAGAGAAACAGGATTAGGTGGTTTAGCAGGTACACCAACTGGCGAAGAAATCAAACGTAAAATTTTCGGTGAAGCCGATAATATGGTTAAAAATAATTAA
- the sdaAB gene encoding L-serine ammonia-lyase, iron-sulfur-dependent subunit beta translates to MAKSYDYQSAFDIIGPVMMGPSSSHTAGAVKIGNSARAVLGDAPKSLEIHYYESFAKTHQGHGTDVAIVGGAMGYSTFDNRIKSSLDIAKQENIKVDIFEEDGESIGQHPNCAFIKADTEDGRHIEVIGISIGGGTIKLKGINVNGLEVELNNGLPLLEIDGEIDKAQINHLINDFSDMNIDFGDEIAKISDYNGLVVFPLNKAISESSLNKINDKYSDLNVSYIK, encoded by the coding sequence ATGGCTAAAAGCTATGATTATCAAAGTGCTTTCGATATTATTGGACCAGTGATGATGGGACCTTCTAGTTCTCATACTGCTGGTGCGGTAAAGATTGGTAATTCAGCAAGAGCTGTTTTAGGAGACGCGCCTAAGAGTTTAGAAATTCATTACTATGAATCTTTTGCTAAAACTCATCAAGGTCATGGTACAGACGTTGCTATTGTTGGTGGTGCTATGGGCTACAGCACTTTCGACAATCGAATTAAATCATCCTTAGACATTGCAAAACAAGAAAATATTAAAGTTGATATCTTTGAAGAAGATGGAGAAAGTATTGGTCAACATCCGAACTGTGCGTTTATTAAAGCAGATACAGAGGATGGACGCCATATAGAAGTCATTGGTATTTCTATTGGTGGAGGTACAATTAAACTTAAAGGTATCAATGTCAATGGTTTAGAAGTGGAACTTAATAATGGGCTCCCATTATTAGAAATAGATGGAGAAATAGACAAAGCGCAAATTAATCATTTAATTAATGATTTTTCAGATATGAACATTGATTTTGGTGATGAAATTGCCAAAATAAGTGATTATAATGGTTTAGTCGTATTTCCTTTAAATAAAGCAATCTCAGAGTCATCATTAAATAAAATAAATGATAAATACAGTGATTTAAACGTTTCCTATATCAAATAG
- the srtA gene encoding class A sortase SrtA produces MRKWTSKLMTLVGVLLIILAIYFFAKPYIDNYLHEKDNDNKIENYNKAEKKQSTSPKESPQIPKDKAKMAGYIEIPDAQIKEPVYPGPATPQQLNRGVSFAEGDESLNQQNISIAGHTFTDRPHYQFTNLKAAKKGSKVYFKVGNQTRKYKITKIHDVKPTEVKVLDEHPSKKNQLTLITCDDYNEQTGVWETRKIFVATQMN; encoded by the coding sequence ATGAGAAAATGGACAAGTAAACTAATGACTCTAGTTGGAGTATTGTTAATCATTTTAGCGATTTATTTTTTTGCGAAGCCCTATATAGATAATTATCTTCATGAAAAGGATAATGATAATAAAATTGAGAATTATAATAAAGCTGAGAAAAAACAGTCAACCTCACCTAAAGAAAGCCCTCAAATACCTAAAGATAAAGCTAAAATGGCAGGATATATTGAAATTCCTGATGCACAAATTAAAGAGCCTGTTTATCCAGGTCCTGCTACACCACAACAATTGAACCGTGGTGTTAGCTTTGCAGAGGGTGATGAGTCACTTAATCAACAAAATATTTCTATAGCAGGGCATACATTTACTGATCGTCCGCATTACCAATTTACAAATTTAAAAGCTGCAAAAAAGGGAAGTAAAGTTTACTTCAAGGTGGGGAATCAAACAAGAAAGTATAAGATAACTAAAATTCATGATGTTAAACCGACTGAGGTAAAGGTTCTAGATGAACATCCTAGTAAAAAAAATCAACTTACATTAATTACATGCGATGATTATAATGAACAAACTGGCGTATGGGAGACACGTAAAATTTTCGTTGCGACACAAATGAATTAA
- a CDS encoding CapA family protein → MKKNKRLSPREWLLKQSKRHKRRNTLSTAIVLLIALILLIFAVRAIHVDPVKSDAKSGNSIRLTYLGDITLNKHIRQNNLNEVFKGVRDALDHSDFSTGSLIVNEFSKNQKEDMNKNLENIMFLRKHNIKSVNLINESIDNIQATALMRKVDSQAGYNFLTGNGSNPINSKTVQQNVKGKKIANVSFTDIESNYTKSLKNTTSISLDPDIFYPLIKKLKENNNYVVVNVDWGIPNERNVTTRQKEYAHALADAGADVIIGHNSVVQRVEKYKHTPIFYSLGNTTSDDFLSKNQKGMVVQQDWNGAHNKFHITPIQSKDGKISKDDMNKMDHVRFKNNIKDKSIDLKSDNSGGYTFEY, encoded by the coding sequence ATGAAAAAGAATAAACGATTATCGCCCAGGGAGTGGTTACTTAAACAGTCGAAAAGGCATAAAAGAAGAAATACACTTTCTACGGCAATCGTGCTTTTAATAGCTTTAATTTTATTGATATTTGCAGTTAGGGCAATACATGTCGATCCTGTTAAAAGTGATGCCAAAAGTGGAAATAGTATTCGACTTACGTATTTAGGCGATATTACTTTAAACAAACATATTCGTCAAAATAACTTAAATGAAGTATTTAAAGGAGTTCGAGATGCTTTAGATCATAGTGATTTCTCTACTGGTTCACTTATAGTTAATGAATTTTCAAAGAATCAAAAGGAAGATATGAATAAGAATTTAGAAAATATTATGTTTTTACGCAAGCATAATATTAAAAGTGTAAACTTGATTAATGAATCAATTGATAACATTCAAGCTACAGCTTTAATGAGAAAGGTTGATTCTCAAGCAGGCTATAACTTTTTAACAGGTAACGGTTCAAACCCAATCAATAGTAAAACGGTTCAACAAAATGTTAAAGGAAAGAAAATAGCGAATGTCTCATTTACGGATATTGAGTCTAATTATACAAAATCTTTAAAGAATACGACTTCAATTAGCCTAGATCCAGATATTTTCTATCCTTTAATCAAAAAATTAAAGGAAAACAACAACTATGTCGTTGTAAATGTTGATTGGGGTATTCCTAACGAACGAAATGTGACGACAAGACAAAAAGAATATGCCCATGCATTAGCTGATGCAGGTGCAGATGTAATTATTGGTCATAATTCGGTTGTACAAAGAGTAGAAAAATACAAACACACACCCATCTTTTATAGTTTAGGTAATACGACATCAGATGATTTCTTATCTAAAAATCAAAAAGGAATGGTCGTGCAACAAGATTGGAACGGAGCGCATAACAAATTCCATATCACACCAATTCAATCAAAAGATGGAAAAATCTCTAAAGATGATATGAACAAGATGGATCACGTACGATTCAAGAATAATATCAAAGATAAATCTATTGACCTAAAATCTGATAATAGTGGAGGTTATACGTTTGAATATTAA
- the rbsD gene encoding D-ribose pyranase codes for MKKTTVLNSHVSQAISTLGHFDLLTINDAGMPIPNDSHRIDLAVTKELPRFIGVLENVLTEMKIQKMYLAEEIKTHNASQLKAIKQLISENVEIEFIAHSEMKAMLKSPLNKGNIRTGEITLYSNIVLESNVTF; via the coding sequence ATGAAAAAGACAACAGTATTAAATAGCCATGTTTCACAAGCAATCTCAACATTAGGTCACTTTGATTTATTAACTATCAATGATGCGGGCATGCCCATTCCTAACGATAGTCATCGTATTGATTTAGCAGTGACGAAAGAACTACCACGCTTTATTGGTGTGCTAGAAAATGTGCTTACTGAAATGAAAATACAGAAAATGTACTTAGCTGAAGAAATTAAAACGCATAATGCGAGTCAGTTAAAAGCGATTAAGCAACTCATCTCTGAAAATGTTGAAATTGAATTTATTGCACATTCAGAGATGAAAGCCATGCTAAAGTCACCATTAAATAAAGGAAATATACGTACCGGAGAAATTACACTGTATTCAAATATTGTATTAGAATCGAACGTAACATTCTAA
- the rbsK gene encoding ribokinase, translating to MNKNKVIVVGSTNVDKFLNVKRFPKPGETLHINQAQREFGGGKGANQAIAAGRLAADTTFISKVGTDGNAQFIIEDFAKAQINTNYILISEDEETGQAFITVNEEGQNTILVYGGANMTLSATDVDKNKEAFSDADYVVAQLEIPIEAIEQAFKIAREHKVTTVLNPAPAVELPKSLLSLTDIIIPNETEAELLSGISIHSEKNMHQTVAYFLNLGISTVLITLGEQGTYYATKNEAKMIPACSVKAVDTTAAGDTFIGALVSELKPDLSNIKEAIIFANQASSLTVQRKGAQVSIPTRLEVQEAYH from the coding sequence ATGAACAAGAATAAAGTCATAGTCGTAGGTTCAACAAATGTAGATAAATTTCTTAATGTTAAACGTTTTCCAAAGCCTGGAGAAACGTTACATATTAATCAAGCTCAACGTGAATTTGGTGGAGGAAAAGGTGCCAATCAAGCGATTGCAGCTGGTCGATTAGCAGCGGATACTACGTTTATTAGTAAAGTTGGTACAGATGGCAATGCACAGTTTATCATTGAAGATTTTGCAAAGGCTCAAATCAATACAAATTATATATTAATCTCAGAAGATGAAGAGACTGGACAAGCATTTATTACTGTCAATGAGGAAGGACAAAATACGATACTTGTTTATGGTGGTGCGAATATGACTTTAAGTGCTACTGATGTTGATAAGAACAAGGAAGCGTTTAGTGATGCAGATTACGTGGTTGCCCAACTAGAAATACCAATTGAAGCCATTGAACAGGCTTTTAAAATTGCACGTGAGCATAAAGTGACTACCGTATTAAATCCAGCTCCAGCGGTTGAATTGCCTAAGTCTTTACTATCATTGACTGATATCATTATTCCTAATGAAACAGAAGCGGAATTGTTATCTGGTATCTCAATTCATAGTGAAAAAAATATGCATCAAACTGTAGCGTATTTTCTTAATTTAGGCATATCAACTGTCTTAATTACACTAGGTGAACAAGGAACGTACTATGCGACTAAAAATGAAGCTAAAATGATTCCTGCATGTAGCGTTAAAGCAGTGGATACTACAGCAGCAGGGGATACTTTTATTGGCGCACTTGTAAGTGAATTAAAACCGGATCTTAGCAACATTAAAGAAGCAATTATATTTGCTAATCAAGCATCATCACTCACAGTTCAAAGAAAAGGTGCTCAAGTTTCGATTCCAACACGGCTAGAAGTACAAGAAGCATATCATTAA
- the pgsB gene encoding poly-gamma-glutamate synthase PgsB yields the protein MILIMVCVVLILWLGIKEKNRHANRLKKIPLRININGIRGKSTITRMAFSVLREDHYKVIGKTTGTDARMMYWFTEKEYPVIRKPQGANIGEQRDIIRKVVKQKANALVNECMAVNPDYQITFQKDLVKANIGVIVNVMEDHMDVLGPTLKDVAQAFTATIPYNGKLVVMKDEYTKFFAKEAKKRNSELIVVDKDEIPESYLREFDYLVFPDNVAIVLGIAQAIGVDYETALQGMLNAPADPGAVRIKYFHANNTKNVFVNAFAANEPQSTKAILNKVESYNYPYRKKIVILNCRSDRVDRTQLFVENFLEDVDYDVLICTGKSTQMVSNLMETMSEKKYLNFEGQDFSEIEKGILHEADNALVFCVGNIHGPGGRIAEFIEGIE from the coding sequence TTGATTCTCATTATGGTGTGTGTCGTGTTGATTCTCTGGCTAGGAATTAAAGAAAAAAATCGTCATGCGAATCGACTAAAGAAAATCCCTTTGCGAATTAACATTAATGGAATTCGAGGGAAATCGACAATTACTCGAATGGCTTTTAGTGTTCTTCGTGAAGATCATTATAAAGTAATTGGTAAAACGACAGGAACCGATGCAAGAATGATGTACTGGTTCACTGAAAAAGAATATCCGGTTATTAGAAAACCTCAAGGTGCTAATATCGGTGAACAGCGTGATATTATTCGAAAGGTTGTTAAGCAAAAGGCAAACGCACTTGTTAATGAGTGTATGGCCGTAAACCCTGACTACCAAATTACATTTCAAAAAGATTTAGTAAAAGCAAATATAGGCGTTATTGTTAATGTGATGGAAGATCATATGGATGTTTTAGGTCCAACACTTAAAGATGTAGCACAGGCTTTTACTGCGACGATTCCATACAATGGGAAACTCGTTGTCATGAAAGATGAATATACAAAATTCTTTGCAAAAGAAGCAAAAAAACGAAATTCGGAATTAATCGTTGTAGACAAAGATGAAATCCCCGAATCATACTTAAGAGAATTTGATTATTTGGTATTTCCAGATAATGTAGCTATTGTTTTAGGCATCGCGCAAGCTATAGGTGTAGATTATGAAACTGCTCTACAAGGTATGTTAAATGCGCCAGCCGATCCAGGTGCTGTGAGAATTAAGTATTTCCATGCAAATAACACAAAAAATGTATTTGTTAATGCATTCGCAGCTAATGAACCACAATCAACTAAAGCTATTTTAAATAAGGTTGAATCATACAATTATCCTTATCGTAAGAAAATAGTTATTCTAAATTGTCGTTCAGATAGGGTTGATCGAACACAATTATTTGTTGAAAACTTTTTAGAAGACGTCGATTACGATGTTTTAATTTGTACTGGTAAAAGTACGCAAATGGTTTCTAATTTGATGGAAACTATGTCAGAAAAGAAATATTTAAATTTTGAAGGACAAGACTTTTCAGAAATTGAAAAAGGAATTCTACATGAAGCAGACAATGCGCTTGTCTTTTGTGTAGGCAACATCCACGGCCCGGGTGGAAGAATAGCGGAATTCATAGAAGGGATAGAATAA
- the rbsU gene encoding ribose/proton symporter RbsU: MDFIAILIGLGPLLGWGLFPTIASKFGGRPVNQIFGATVGTLIFAIILALFKGIGLPGGMALVFSLISGAGWAFGQIITFEAFELVGSSRAMSITTAFQLLGASLWGVFALGNWPGIANKIVGFLALVVILIGARMTVWTETKEQEFSKNLRSAVILLLIGEIGYWIYSSAPQATDIGGFKAFLPQAIGMVIVAVIYGFVNMSKGNVFKEVVSWKQVISGFFFAFAALTYLISAQPNMNGLATGFVLSQTSVVLATLTGIFFLNQKKTSKELMITIVGLVLILVAASITVFIK; the protein is encoded by the coding sequence ATGGACTTTATAGCAATTTTAATAGGATTAGGACCTCTTTTAGGTTGGGGACTTTTCCCTACAATCGCTTCAAAATTTGGGGGACGACCAGTCAATCAAATCTTTGGTGCAACGGTAGGTACGCTAATCTTTGCAATCATCTTAGCCTTGTTTAAAGGTATTGGGTTACCTGGAGGTATGGCTTTAGTATTCTCACTTATCTCAGGTGCTGGTTGGGCATTTGGTCAAATTATTACGTTTGAAGCATTTGAGTTGGTCGGCTCTTCAAGAGCAATGTCAATTACTACGGCATTTCAATTGCTAGGTGCTTCATTATGGGGCGTTTTCGCTTTAGGTAATTGGCCTGGTATAGCAAATAAAATTGTCGGTTTCTTAGCATTAGTTGTTATTTTAATTGGAGCACGTATGACTGTGTGGACTGAAACAAAAGAACAAGAATTTAGTAAAAATCTTAGAAGTGCGGTCATTTTATTATTAATAGGTGAAATTGGTTACTGGATTTATTCATCTGCTCCACAAGCAACGGATATTGGTGGATTTAAGGCGTTTTTACCTCAAGCAATTGGCATGGTCATTGTGGCAGTTATTTATGGCTTTGTGAATATGTCAAAAGGTAATGTATTTAAGGAAGTAGTAAGTTGGAAGCAAGTAATCTCAGGATTTTTCTTTGCATTTGCTGCTTTAACATATTTAATTTCAGCACAACCTAATATGAATGGTTTAGCAACAGGATTTGTATTATCGCAAACATCTGTGGTTCTTGCTACTTTAACTGGGATTTTCTTTTTAAATCAAAAGAAAACATCAAAAGAATTAATGATTACTATTGTGGGGTTAGTCTTAATATTAGTAGCAGCATCAATAACAGTATTTATAAAATAA
- a CDS encoding PTS sugar transporter subunit IIC: MNIILGVGTLVLVLIIMTLFLNFAPYGKQGLQALSGAACATFLPQAFLSYAIGGVFHVKFFQEIGDLVGSLSGVAVGILTCLKLDVSPVFAVIVGLVLHDSKLLPAFIAAYLVAFGIKFIEKKVPEGLDLIVVILLAPAVTFGLANLISPGVIAVLKQIGSAVTSVGDSNPYALAVILGLVIPVTGMTPLSSMVLTSLLGLTGIPMAIGALTCTGSSFVNGILFSRLKIGKKANAFAVFVEPLTQIDLIAKYPLQLYGTNALIGVVNACIVTFSGLVINIKGMATPIAGAIVLFGFNNPVTSAITIAAVAIASVVLAFITSTIIKRFNLMDVSFKLPRRKSQVEESV; the protein is encoded by the coding sequence ATGAATATTATATTAGGAGTAGGGACTTTAGTACTTGTACTTATCATTATGACGCTATTCTTAAATTTCGCGCCATATGGTAAACAAGGTTTGCAAGCTTTATCAGGGGCAGCTTGTGCTACATTTTTACCACAGGCATTTTTAAGTTATGCGATTGGTGGCGTATTCCATGTTAAGTTTTTCCAAGAAATTGGTGATTTAGTAGGGAGTTTAAGTGGTGTAGCAGTAGGGATATTGACTTGTTTAAAGTTAGATGTATCTCCTGTATTCGCAGTTATTGTGGGCTTAGTACTACATGATTCAAAATTATTACCAGCATTTATCGCGGCTTATCTCGTTGCATTTGGTATTAAATTTATTGAGAAAAAAGTTCCGGAAGGTCTAGATTTAATTGTTGTAATTTTATTGGCTCCAGCAGTTACATTTGGTCTTGCGAACTTAATTTCACCAGGGGTTATCGCAGTACTTAAACAAATTGGTAGTGCAGTAACTTCAGTAGGTGATAGCAATCCATATGCATTAGCAGTCATTCTTGGACTTGTTATTCCGGTAACAGGAATGACACCACTAAGTTCAATGGTATTAACAAGTTTACTTGGTTTAACAGGTATTCCAATGGCAATTGGTGCATTAACATGTACAGGTTCTTCATTTGTAAATGGCATTTTATTCAGCAGACTTAAAATCGGTAAAAAAGCTAACGCATTTGCTGTATTTGTAGAACCATTAACACAAATAGACTTAATTGCTAAATATCCATTGCAACTTTATGGAACGAACGCTCTTATCGGGGTAGTCAACGCTTGTATTGTGACATTTAGCGGATTAGTAATTAATATTAAAGGTATGGCAACACCAATTGCTGGTGCGATTGTACTATTTGGTTTCAATAACCCTGTCACATCTGCCATCACAATTGCGGCAGTAGCAATTGCAAGTGTGGTCTTAGCATTTATTACCAGTACTATTATTAAAAGATTTAACTTAATGGACGTTAGCTTCAAGTTACCACGAAGAAAAAGCCAAGTTGAGGAGAGTGTTTAA
- a CDS encoding gamma-glutamyltransferase: MNIYNKVTLSVILVITIVISFLFYFFTTEKKVDKDTLYENKIINHKQSGNQKNYGVASNNKIAMKVGNKIIEDGGNAVDAAEGVAYALAVTEPHSSGLGGGGATLTYNGKDGETPKAYEYKTMSSYNYKQGDKIGVPGLVRGMHDMHEKEGKMDEKKIFNYVIPLAEDGFEVDSELERSLKLYGRKIDHNSPFYKGSKSVREGDIVKQDHLADTLKKIRDKGPDYFYKDVGKSISKQLDNKLTEKDFTTFRTEQKEPVSVDYKNNKVYSAPNPLSGTLMLQGLKIDEKENQDISDRNNFITAMIKSRDLMYQNRDIVSGSEPSNEQYLSDDYLLGQLNKVNVGGNTDNGSDFNQIRTDNTSTTHFVVIDKQGKLVSTTNTLSSYFGSGDYVKEGFYMNNSLGDFSKNAASPNYGEPHKAPRSFISPSIIVGPNFYMGIGTPGGNKIPTILNEVIVDYVNGNGTLQESINKPRFYNDGGTIFYENAMNDEDINIFKGLGYGVQEKHNDPNFGSVQGAVYDKNKKSVDVGHDVGNR, encoded by the coding sequence ATGAATATATATAATAAAGTGACCTTAAGTGTCATTTTAGTTATAACCATTGTCATTTCGTTCCTTTTTTATTTCTTTACAACAGAAAAAAAAGTGGACAAAGACACACTATATGAAAATAAAATCATCAATCATAAACAATCAGGCAATCAGAAGAATTACGGTGTAGCCTCTAATAATAAAATCGCTATGAAAGTCGGTAACAAAATTATTGAAGATGGAGGTAATGCTGTCGATGCCGCTGAAGGTGTAGCATATGCTTTAGCTGTAACTGAACCACATTCATCTGGATTAGGCGGTGGTGGTGCTACACTAACGTATAATGGTAAAGATGGTGAAACACCTAAAGCTTACGAATATAAAACGATGTCTTCTTATAATTATAAGCAAGGCGATAAAATTGGTGTTCCAGGTCTTGTTAGAGGAATGCATGATATGCATGAAAAAGAAGGAAAAATGGATGAAAAGAAAATCTTTAACTATGTTATTCCTTTAGCTGAGGATGGTTTTGAAGTAGATTCAGAATTAGAAAGAAGTTTAAAATTATATGGAAGAAAAATAGATCATAATTCTCCATTCTACAAAGGATCTAAAAGTGTACGTGAAGGGGATATTGTTAAACAAGATCACCTTGCAGATACATTGAAAAAGATTCGTGATAAAGGACCTGATTACTTCTACAAAGATGTAGGCAAGAGTATATCGAAACAACTAGATAATAAATTAACGGAAAAAGACTTTACAACATTCAGAACAGAACAAAAAGAACCAGTCAGTGTTGACTATAAAAATAATAAAGTATACTCTGCACCTAATCCATTGAGTGGTACATTAATGCTTCAAGGTTTAAAAATAGATGAAAAAGAAAATCAAGATATCTCAGATCGAAATAACTTTATTACTGCAATGATTAAATCTCGTGATTTAATGTATCAAAATAGAGATATAGTTAGTGGTTCTGAACCAAGCAATGAACAATATCTTTCAGATGATTATTTACTAGGACAGTTAAATAAAGTTAATGTTGGCGGTAATACAGATAATGGCAGTGATTTTAATCAAATCAGAACAGATAATACTAGTACGACGCACTTTGTTGTGATTGATAAACAAGGTAAGCTTGTAAGTACAACTAATACACTATCAAGTTATTTTGGTTCAGGGGACTATGTTAAAGAAGGATTTTACATGAATAACTCACTAGGGGATTTTTCTAAGAATGCTGCAAGTCCTAACTATGGAGAGCCTCATAAAGCACCAAGATCATTTATTTCACCATCTATTATTGTTGGTCCCAATTTCTATATGGGTATAGGTACACCTGGTGGTAACAAAATCCCAACAATCTTGAATGAAGTGATTGTTGACTATGTGAATGGTAATGGCACACTTCAAGAGTCAATCAATAAACCTAGATTTTACAATGATGGTGGTACTATCTTTTATGAAAATGCGATGAATGATGAAGATATCAATATTTTTAAAGGTCTCGGTTATGGTGTTCAAGAAAAGCATAATGACCCTAACTTTGGTAGTGTCCAAGGCGCAGTCTATGATAAAAATAAGAAATCTGTTGACGTTGGTCATGATGTTGGTAACCGATAA
- a CDS encoding GNAT family N-acetyltransferase: MRDVYDKIYKKKEDLLDILKIYNDAILNTTAVYTYEAKTLEEREQWFNSKFNSNEPIWVYEINNRVVGYATFVSFRDWPAYLYTIEHFIYVDINYRGQGIASQLLNILIYYAKNEGYRTIVAGIDATNKESIKLHEKFNFTYAGTVKKVRYKFERWLDLSFYQLDLYQKL, encoded by the coding sequence ATGAGGGATGTTTATGATAAGATTTACAAAAAAAAAGAAGACTTACTAGATATACTAAAAATATATAATGATGCTATTTTAAATACAACTGCAGTTTATACTTATGAAGCTAAAACTTTAGAAGAACGAGAACAATGGTTTAACTCTAAATTTAATTCAAATGAACCAATATGGGTTTATGAAATAAATAATCGAGTAGTAGGATATGCGACATTTGTCTCTTTTAGAGACTGGCCAGCTTATCTCTATACAATTGAGCATTTTATTTATGTAGATATAAACTATAGAGGTCAAGGTATTGCTTCCCAACTACTTAATATTCTTATCTACTACGCTAAAAATGAAGGCTATCGAACAATCGTGGCAGGGATTGATGCAACTAATAAAGAAAGTATTAAGTTACATGAAAAATTCAACTTCACATATGCAGGTACAGTTAAGAAAGTGAGGTATAAATTTGAAAGGTGGTTAGACCTTTCGTTTTATCAATTAGATTTATATCAGAAATTATAA
- the pgsC gene encoding poly-gamma-glutamate biosynthesis protein PgsC gives MIGSELYFSLFVGVVLSLIFAEKFGINPAGLVVPGYLALIFDQPVMLLSVLIISCLTFFIVNNGISKWVILYGRRKFAAMILTGMVLKFIFDLLYPLTPFEMVEVSGIGVVIPGIIANTIQKQGVVITLSTTMLLTCITYVILFLYSFIN, from the coding sequence ATGATAGGTTCAGAGTTATATTTCTCCTTATTCGTAGGTGTGGTTCTCAGTTTAATATTTGCTGAGAAGTTTGGTATTAACCCAGCAGGACTAGTTGTACCAGGTTATTTAGCTTTAATTTTTGATCAACCAGTGATGCTATTATCAGTATTGATTATTAGCTGTTTAACATTTTTTATTGTTAATAATGGTATTAGTAAATGGGTAATCTTATACGGAAGAAGAAAATTCGCAGCAATGATTTTAACAGGGATGGTACTAAAGTTTATCTTTGATCTCCTTTATCCGTTAACACCATTTGAAATGGTTGAAGTATCAGGTATAGGTGTTGTTATTCCAGGAATCATTGCCAATACGATTCAAAAACAGGGTGTAGTGATTACACTTTCAACTACAATGTTATTAACGTGTATTACTTATGTCATCTTGTTTTTATATAGTTTCATCAACTAA